The genomic window AGAGGACAAGAAGCctctgaaggagaaggagaaaacaaaagaccCAGGTTTTCACTGAAGATGAAGCATATCAAGGACTCGGCAAAGGTCCTGGCACAGGGCGAATGGCGAATGCTCAGCAGCAGCTAGTAGTGCGGGCTGTGGTAGATTAATGCTAGTACTGTCAGAAAGCTAAGTCCTTCCTCAAAGCCAGTCTGCAGGTTGTGGCCAAAACAAAACTCCGTTTACTGTATTCGAAAATGCTTCTTAATGACGGGCTAGACTCTGTCCTCAACCTCTTTCACAGACACGATCTTCAACTGTTAAAGTGAACACGTGCTTCAACACGTGCTCTACTGTGAAAGGGTAGCCTACCACATTCCAGAGAGGTGGCCGGAGTAGAGGACTAAGGGATGGGGCGCTGAGAGGGCCTGGCCGTGTTCTTTGGCCTAAATCTCCAGCCCTGAAGGGTTTCCCCTCTACCACcggccccaccccagctctcccTAGTCCAAAGCCAGCAGAAGTCCACAGGACAGTCACCAGCCCATCTGCCACCTCCCACAGGTCCCTTCAGTCCTCACACATACCCAGCCCACAGGCCCCCAAGCCTGACCAACTGGCTTTCAAACGGGCAGCAGTGGAAAGAAACTGCGGAGAAGACAGTGCTCAACGGCTCTGTTCTCCGCCCTCCGCTCCCACACACTTAGGCCTCTCTACTCCCTGCTGGTCTTGCCTTCCCGCTTTCCTAGGATTGCTAGAATGATTTGTTCTGAACAGCGACAGGTTTATAGGTTAGCCGACACCTCCGCTCTGTGGAATTTTAATTAACTTCTCTCATCGTCAATATGCTAAGGAACGGGGTCTCCATTCTCTGGGGTCAGCAGTGTGTTTCAGGTCCTGCTATATCAGCCGTCAAATTGAAGAATTAATGACGTGGCTAATCGGCTCTaattctttagaaagaaaaaaaatttgaaagggaGTTGCagaaggggacaggaggaggggtGCAGGCTCCGTGGAGTAAGGAGGAGGAGGCTGAAGGGGGCTGAGCAAGGTGGGGAACCCACTCTCTCGTAAAACGAGCGACAGACTTAAACCCAGGGCAGAAGAGTGGCAGCCCCCCAGCTTTCCCACTGCTCGTTAGGTGGGGAGTGAGGGACGAAGGCAGTGAGGGGGAAGACCCTAGAAAAACAAACCGCCTGACGGAGCAGGTGCAGGAGAGAGTCTATGTACCCCGCTGGGGAGGAGAGCCTTGGTTCAAGAAAGCCTGGAAAGCAGAAGTCAGGATGCAAAGCTCACTCACTTAGAGGTGAAGCCACAGAAATACAGACAGGCCAAGGGGGAAGGTAAGGCTACCACCAAAAATTTGGCATGTCTGCTATGATGCTCAATCTACCCCGCATACATGTCTCTGGATGAGGGCCCAATTGGACATGGGCCCCACGCCTCTCCGGATGACTCAGCTCTGTAAGCGATACTCTAGAAGACATTTTCCAAGGGGAACAAACCACAGATGTGGGTTGTGAGAGCAGGTTGGCCGGTGTGGTCACTTCCCAGGAGTGCTAACAGGCCTCTGCTTTGGAAGCGACTCCAGAGAGCATATGCTCCAGAAGGGGCACTCTTGTAACAACTGGAGTCAGTTACATTTTAACAGTATCTTTTCCTTCACCGTTTCTGGGGTAGACGCCCAGGAAGTTAGCCCCTGGGATGTTGTCTCCACCTCACACATATATGATGTGAGCCACACACCTTAGGTCTCTGGAGGATTTTCAAAATCTCCAGGAGAGAGGCTTAAAGCAACCTGGAATATGCAGGTGGACGAGCTTTCTAGCCCACCCAACCtcataaaagaaaagcattattaTACAGGACAAAACCATATCCAAAAACGTCTCCCTTACCTGAGTAATGGGCTGATAGCAATGGACCAGACTCGGTCTTCGGTCTGGATGGTGTGTAAGCACTGCCCCAGCCGGCCTGATGCCAAAGGCCATACCTGGAAACAGCAGAAGAGATGCTCTCGTCAGCATTGCCTGGGATTGGGACGTGGGGTGAGCATCCCCAGGGCGGTGGGGAAGTGGAGAATCCTCTCTGTCCTGCAGACACAGAGCTCAACGTATGAGCCGAGGGGCTTCCCCAGCCTCCGGCTCGCCTACCTGACTCCCAGGCAGAACCGCCCTCCTCAACATCCACTTGAGAGCTCTCTTCACCACCCAATTTTATAGCAGGGAATCAGGAGCTCCACACTCCAGCTGAGACGTGATGAAGCCGGGTGAGCAGGTGCGGCTTGCCTCTCTCAACAACCTCCTCGTGCTGGTGGGTTTTCCTCTTTCCTATCTCTCACCCAGATTTTCCTTTGGGAGGTAGGGAGAAGGAGGATGATCAAGGCACAGTATGGGGGAACAAAGACAGAATTACAGCAGAATtaagagagaggagcagaaaggaagACACAAGAGAAGGGGAGAAcggaggaagaagagaggcttCAAGGCACGAAGGTGGtatgttcttgtttgtttgttgataaTGCCCAGGATCCAGTGCTATTCATGTCGGCAGGGAATTTAGCACCTAGTGTCACCAAAAGTAGCAGAAAAGCTTAACTCTTTTAAGCTTCCATATCTCCTACAGGTTAAAAATATTGCTTGGAGCACATTATCTGGTCCCTATCAGTCAGGAATGTACATTAGCAGCCACTCCGGGCTTAACTCTAATCAACACTCAGGGAGCCCTCTCAGCAGCCAGTGCATTTAGAAATCTCCCATTAAGCACAAGGCCCCCCTCACCTCACCCAACCCTAGATGACACAGTCAGGGAAATAAGCCTCTAACCAAACAGAAAGGAAGCCTCAAATGTACAGGGCTGTCCCAGACAGCAGCCAAGGAGGGATCCTGGGGCAGCCAGATGGATCAATGACCTCTCAAGGTCCCTGCCGTGCTATAAGGGGAACACACAAAAGCCAGTCAGGACCTTAGATGGAAGAACTTTCAGGAAACATTCCTTGAATTTAAGGGGCAGGTGATGGAGTGGGGGTGGTCTTGCCTTCTTGGGGTCACATGACATGTCTTCCCCATAAAAGGAGAAAGTGTTTTCGATCTTGTGTATGTATAAAAGGTATATATGAGTTACTTCCaacacagggaaaagaaaataaacttaagaagattCTGaacaaggaggggcagaaaacaaaagtgaatacCACGACTTTCCTGGAGTGCCATGATTCTGGCTTACTCTTCTGGATCTACAATCAGGCCCCTTTGCTAGTAACTAGAGGCGTTTCTACTGTCTTCTTTCAGATAGTCCAGGCCTGGAAGAGTGGTTTGCCTTTCCTCAGATGCGAACTCCCCAGGAGGCGGGTTGGAAGGTGAGGAGACACTAAGGACTCTGATTACAACATCTATGGGGACAACTCCAGTCCTGGACTCACCagtgccaccccctccccccgggacGGGCTGGTGGATTCCAACACCGTACAAACCACAGAACAAGGTTCCTGGCCTCCGGGAGGCATGTTGCCAATTCTGAGCGGATGTTGGGAAACCCACAAACCCGAGTGTCATGATGCCTGAGGGACAGGAGTTGACAACAATATGCTGATCATACTTTCACCCTCAGTGGTCAAATCCAAAACAAACCCTTCCCTGGAAAAGACATATCTCAGTGGAGGTGGGCATTTACATAGTCCTTTTAAGAAGCAGTTGACAATATGTATCAGGACCCTTAAAATGACCGAAGCCTTACACTCAGTAATTCTCTTGCTGAGATtctatcctaagaaaataattccaaaacaAAGAGAAGCCTGTGTGGTAAAAATATTCCCTGCAGCCTATGGTTGCAGAAAGAGCAtgcatgggctttggaatcagacccATTTGGGTTTGAACCCAGTTGTTACTTATCCTCTCTGATCTTAGGGATATTTCAGGACTTcgtagcctcagtttcctcgtgtgTAGAATGggaaataatacctatcttttGAGGGCTACAGAAATGTCAAGATATGTataaagcacctggcacagtaATAGCACAGTGTTTGGAAGGTATTAGGCACCCAACAATGGTGGTTCTTATTACTTATTAAGccattaaagatgacacaaataatttgtaataataataggAAACTTTATAAAATAGATACAGTAGGGTATATTGGCTATCCACAATATATTACAAGCATAATTATGTAGGGATAAAATTAACCTAAAGGATAAAcggagaaaatgaacaaatgtaaaGGGCTTAGCATTGTGCCTGGTTACAGTGTATACagttacaaaacaaacaagcaaatctATGCgttgaaaaataactaaaagaagaaaaagaaaaaacaaacccaagtTCAAATGTTCCCTCCTTCATAAATTCTCCCCTTTCAAGGCAGATGTGATCTCTCCACCCCTGAACTCTCTGGCCCTAGAGGCTTACACTTGACAGTCCTGGCCACTTGCGCTCAGCTTCACAGCCACTGCACGCATGTTTCAGCTCCCCTTAAAAAGAGGGGCAGTCTCTTCCTTACCTTTGAAAAACCCTACTGCCTTGTACACTAAGCCTTGCATACAGTTGGcacttaaaagaatgaatgaaagaacagagaaataaggAGGCAATGAAAGAATGGTCAGAACCAGCCCAGGCCCATGAAGAATATTCCTACATTCCTATCACATCTCAGGATGGGGCTGGCCTCACTAAAGCCCAGAGGGGCAATCCAAACAGAGTCTCAATAAGCTTGAAAGTAGGgttggcaggggcggggaggggcagggagaggaagaatctgaGCAATCGCTAACTCAGAACTCAGAAGTCTTACGAAGAAAATGTTTTAGTTCCTTTCACCCCAATAAAACAATCTCTTTCCTAAAACACAGTAGCTATTTGGGGGAACTCCCAACAAACAGGCTATAGATCTTTACAGGCAAACATGAGTTTGCCTAAGTTCTTGCATAGGTTTGGGCATATTAGAAGCAGCTACAGAACTGCAGAAGCCACCGAAAAGCCGTGGAAACCTGGCTAGAAAAGACTGGCTGTGGGTAGTGTGCAAATGGGTCAGGAAGACGAAGGCGGCTAGAGGCAGAGACAACCACATGGTGGGAACAGAAGCAGCATCCAGAAGTCTGAAAAGATGAGCGGGCCCAGAAGTCACCAGGGAGCCCGTAGACAGCCGACCAGTTTTCTGGAGGTGAAGAACCCGGGGGGAGAATTCCGTCACTGTCTTAaaagaaatcctcaaaaggaaTACGATGTGCTGCAGTGAcaattttagaatttagaaagtACCTGTTTTAACGCTTAAAAAAAATCGAATCCACTAAATGCGTTAGTACTTCAAACATGAAACAAATCCAATATCCCAAATAAAGATGCTGTCCCCTGACTAGAATAGCAGCCCATCCCCCTGAATTGCCACCTGTGGTCATAAAGCTTAGTTTATGCTGCTCTGGGTATCAGACCACAGAGAAGAGACTAGAAGAGACGTCACTGAGAAGAAGGAGCCAGGGGAAGCTCGAAGCCATGACAGGAAGATGCCAGGAGATGGGAATATTTAGGCCACATGTGCCAAAAAGATTTTTATGcaaatttatttctgaggcatACAGCAAGTTAAGGCCAGTGTCTTTTCAAGGAATGGTAAAACGACAGCAACCAATCAGAACCCTGAAGTAAGGATAGGGTGGACGGAATGGGAAACAGGCAATAGGAACTTCAGTTTCCGAGTTGGTTCAAAggttttctggatttttctcagGCTTCCTGTGCTGGTGTGCATGTCTCTCTGACAGAATGCAAAGTGTTAGGAAGAAAATAGCCAAGGGAGGAGAAGTTTCCGTAAATAGAAAGGAACATACGTAGCCCTTCTTTTTATATCAATTGGTGGCATGTTTATAGGAAGGAGTAATCACCAGAGGGTACGTGGAGTCAGAAAAGCTAGTGAATAAAAAGTGCCACTGCCCTCTCCTGAGACCCTCCCTAGGTGTCTCAGAGGCCCGTTTGCTGACACGAACAGGCATTTTGCTCCTGTTGGTGCTATGATCTCCAGATGCTGAGAGGAAACAGGCGAGTAAGATACTACCAGGCCTCCTGCACCTCAGCTTAATTGTCAGCAGAGTTCCCACGGCAGCCCCAAAGGACCAGGCGTGTGCgggccctgcctggggctgcGGGACACAGGGATGGAGACAGAAGTTCTTCTCTGTGTCATTGGTGGAGGCCTGTTTGACCCAAACGTGGGTGAGTGGAGTCCATAAAGCAGAGGTCACACTACTTCTCAACCTCATTCTGTTTTGCCTTGGCAGATGTCTGACCGTAGACCAGGCAGTTTGGCAATGACGCACCAAAAACGCCTTTCTCTCTTCGTCTTTCTACTGCTTACTGACCACATCACTCTCCAGAGAAGcagtaaaaacacattttaattatcaGCCTGATTGCTTATAAACAAGGTGGTGAAAAATTAACCTCCCTaaacagaaagcaagcaaaaggagggagattttaaaataaaatattggggtcAGAACTCAACCCACAAACTTGAGGAAATTCAGCTCAGGGAGGAAAAGCTGGCCAGGCCCTCTGTTTTTGAGTTCACGCCACATTTCAAGTGAGTGGCAAGCTTCCCAGCCACTGTCCACTCCTTTCTCAGGCCAGCTGGCAGGGATGTAGCCTGGCATGGCCAGCCGCATGCCAGAGGCACATAAGTGAGTCCTTTATCATGTTGtccccctgctgcccccaccccatgccctcaGCCAATCCCAAGACTCAAGGCCCTAtccaccctctcccaccccactccctatAGACAGGAGGGAATAACAGTACCTAAGGGGGACACCACTCACCTTGGCCGTCCTGTCCCTGGAGCCGCTCACGATGATGCCCCCTCTGCAATCCACACAGTTCACCTCCTGTTCATGAGCCGAGTACTTGACAGTGAAGGTGCTATGAATCTTATGAACACCAATCTTCCCATCTCTAGGAGAGAAATAAGGAGCCCATCCCCAATAGCCAATTATTCTCTCTGTCGGAAGAGAACAAAGCTACGGAAGCAGCCCGAATCTCTAGTGATGTCCAAATCTGCTAAGTTTTAGGCAACTCAGCTCAAAATAAGGTGCTGAGCTTCGAGATAACTTTACTTCCTCAGTACACTTGGGGCTGAACAGAGCTGAGAGACAAAACAAATTTCCCCCTCGAGAGTATCAAAACCAGCTTCACTTTTCATTAAAGGctcttcctgttttccttctctggctAACCCTATTAAGTGCCTTTGGTAAATCTCTCTgcttcaaatggaaaaaaaaaaaacaaaaaaccactccCTCTTCTTATGGTCTCCCTCCTCATCCCTTTGGAGTTGAGACAGAAAagtgagaggcaggcaggcagaagtTCCCTGAAGAATGCtaaggaagaaggaggagcaCTCTGCGGCACTTACCCTCCTGCACTGATAATATGCGAGTTGGCCAGCACAAAGTGGCAAACGTCCTCATCATGCCCAGCAAAGACTCCCAGGGGCCGACGGTTCAAGCTGGCACCATCTGGGCGGAACTGATAGGCCAGGATGAAATTAGCCTGGGATATGTACAGAGAATCACCCTCTAGCTGCATCCAGGGCATCTGACTGCAGAgatataaaacacaatttaaagaTCATCAAGATACAGCATGAAAAGTTGACTCCAATCTTTAGAGAGGCTGACCGATTCTCAACATAGAGAGAATAACCTGCACTTtacccccctcctctcctttaaAATTACCTCCCCGTAGGCTACCCTCAGACAACTAGAGAGACTGAGCTTTGTAGTAACCTAATCTTCTCTGGACTTTCTAAGACAGAGTCAGAATTAAACGACCAATTAAATATCACTTTTAATGGGAAAATGCTTAAGACCTGAATTACTGGCAACTTAGATTTCTTTTGGGTAGGCAGAGCTCAGCGACTATAATGACTGGGGCATGGACAGGGTCAAAAACAAATCTTCTACCCAGAGAAAGTGATTTTCTTTCATTACACATCCTCACTGATTTGAAGTGTTAAGTGATAAGTTTCGAGGTTCCAAGACTCCCATACATACCTCTTTCCCAACAGAgcagatggagaaaagagaagagtgagCCCTGAGAAGCCCCATTCCCTTATCCCGCTAGAGCAAAGGGGCCATTTATAAGTGAAAGGAATAAAGCCATTTAGGAAAGGATGCTAATGTACTGGTTACATATCCAGCTCCACACAGGGGATATCTACGTTTTGGTATTAGAGGGTAAGTGGGGCAATGGAAAAACGGCTTCGCAGCAGTCTGCTACAGTTCGGGGGTTATGGAGAAATAGTCAGCTCTCCCAGGCAGCAGATAAGAGAAATCCACAAGTAGTTAAAGATTCCCTCCACAATCcagcaaaaggaagaaagcttAGAAGCCACAGGCCAGTCCCATGGCACAGAGTGAgcctcaagaagaaagaagactCTGCCAGACCCCAGGCTCTCTGGTGGGGACTAAGCCCCTTCCCCAAGGCAGACATCCCAGCAGCCTGTCCTACTCTTTGGAGTAGTTCTGGAGCTACCAGGTCCCAAGCAAGGCGTAGGGATGGCTGATTCATCCCCATTTACAGAGACACCATCTCCCACTGCCAAGCCTGTCTGAGCAAACTGGGCTGTGTTTCTTCCCCAGACTCCTTAATACAAGCGTCATGGGAATGTGGAAAAGTTCTGCAAATTGACTTGACGGGCCATTAAATGCAGCTTGGACTTTGTAGTAGCTGAGTTTCTGCTCAGGAGGTTTTTACAAGTGTGTGCATATATTATATAGAACATGTGTTGAGTAGGTAGCGATGCCTACATTCTCACTCATTATGCACTTCCCTCTTCAACATCCCCTTGCACGAGTTTGTGGCACACTCAAGTGGGGAGCAAACAGAAGGGGTTGGAATGCATGTGTTTAGAGCCATCTGGTAAACAGCCATTTGCCGAGGACAAGAAACCAGGTTCATGCCAGGTGAACGGTGGAGAATCCCAGGGCAGCCTGGTAACGgctttgtgtgtttatttgccaAACTGCTTTGAAACCAGCCCCAAAAAAGACGTCAGGGACAAAACCTTGATAGAGAAATAAACTCTACTTTCTGATATTAAAAGGCAAAAGCGGGAAGCAGAGAGTACAgtttttcatcataaaaatcTGTCTTTCTCCCTAGTAGTTTCTCTACAGTCACCACCATGACCAGTACCCCCGCATAATTCACAGCCACCACCAGCCATGAAAACAGCAGGAACTGGACACAAGCAAGAGAGAAGGGGTCATCAGATGAAGAAGCCCGTCAGTATCTCTCAGCACAAGCACAGGTCAACCTGGAATGAGGAACCACGATGCTCCTTAACCATTCCGACCAATCATCGAGGAGCACTTGCTTGGCAGGGAGTCAGATGATAACTATGAAATAATGTAGCATCAATGAAGCATAAGATTTGTGGCATTAGCAGTCCAAAGCCACTGTCTAAATTTCCTAGCAGTTCTGAGTTCTATCTCCTGTAACATCTACAGCCAAGCCTTTAGATCCTATTTTGCCTTCTTAATAAAGTAGGGGAGAGGGCTAACAGACACCAGGAGTGAAGCATAACTCTGTAGagtagatttaaagaaaaataattataaaacaagatGGGTTGAAATACTGGCTTCATTTAACTCTTTTGATGAGGTAAGTTAATAGGGGTTACCTCTGAGTGGTTGCATTATacataagttttattttcttctttaaacttttctagtttttcaaatctctacaataaacatttgttatttttataatcataaacGTGtggaatttgtttaaataaagcaCATTTGATGGCAATTTTTACCAATGTGAAAAAAATTGTCCCTCTGGTGCCTGCTTTGTGATGTTTAAAGGATCACCAGTGCCACACCACCCAAGACAGGCACATTTACACTCTAGCTAAGACCAGATATTTTACTTCCCAGCATGCTTTTCTGTCCCAGGTAGCTTTGAAAGAGTcaaggagtacctgggtggctcactcggttgagcatctgactttggctcaggtcatgatctcacaggtcatgagttcgagccctgcatcaggctctctgctgtcagcgcagagcccactttggatcctctgtccccgccccccccccccgcccttcccccactcacgctctctcttttaaacatgaataaacattaaattaaaaaaaaagaatcaagaggcTACTTACCTGCATCTCCACTTCAGCAGAATCCCCTCTCGGCAGCGCCCCAACCTCCAGTTCTGAGACACCTTCACCCGTTCCTTCACTGGGACATTGGCCATCCTGTGTGCAGACAGAACAGATAATCCAGTCACTACAACTCATTGCCAACCAGAGAAAATTCCATAGGCTTGTGAGGTAGAACTTGGGAGTATCTGGGATATATCTAGATATAAGTGACAGGGTTAGGACATGAGAAAGGATTAGCTTTTCTCTCTCCACACTGGGATAACCAAGAAAGCCAAGGAGAAGAGCCTGTCCTTTACAGTGTCTATAGTGATGCCAAAGCGATCTAATGGAGACAGGATAACAGTGCTGGAACTACTGGCTATCCATAAGGAAAAAAGTAAACTCTgactcctacctcacaccatacagaaaaattaattcaaaacagatttaaacatgaaatctaaaactataaagcttatAGAGGAAAATATATCAAGATATTTCTGCAACTTGGGGCCTGGGAAGAGGTCTCTTAAGACACAGAAAGCAATAGCATACAAGAAAACTCTAATGAAtgagactttatcaaaatttaaaatttttgcttaccACAATGAATATACACACCACATTCTGGGggaaaatgttcacaaaatatatatctgacaaagggcttATATCcagaaaatactaagaaattataaatacatatgcataactgtatacatatgtatatgtatatattgtatatgcatttatatatgtatatataattatacacacacacacacacacacataaatatatatatatgcatatatattttttgaaggcCAGTAAGGAAC from Acinonyx jubatus isolate Ajub_Pintada_27869175 chromosome D2, VMU_Ajub_asm_v1.0, whole genome shotgun sequence includes these protein-coding regions:
- the FBXW4 gene encoding F-box/WD repeat-containing protein 4 isoform X8, translating into MANVPVKERVKVSQNWRLGRCREGILLKWRCSQMPWMQLEGDSLYISQANFILAYQFRPDGASLNRRPLGVFAGHDEDVCHFVLANSHIISAGGDGKIGVHKIHSTFTVKYSAHEQEVNCVDCRGGIIVSGSRDRTAKVWPLASGRLGQCLHTIQTEDRVWSIAISPLLSSFVTGTACCGHFSPLRIWDLNSGQLMMHLGSDFPPGAGVLDVMYESPSTLLSCGYDTYVRYWDLRASVRKCVMEWEEPHDSTLYCLQTDGNHLLATGSSYYGVVRLWDRRQRACLHAFPLTSTPLSSPVYCLRFTTKHLYAALSYNLHVLDFQNP